From a single Hyalangium ruber genomic region:
- a CDS encoding HNH endonuclease — protein sequence MPPGSSPEVVGGGRPGGRFTQKKKALVKGRHTPKNEAHVDHVIPRAKGGTNDPENGQVMCRECNIKKSDKEQ from the coding sequence ATGCCTCCTGGCTCATCGCCGGAAGTTGTGGGAGGAGGACGGCCGGGCGGACGTTTCACCCAGAAAAAGAAGGCCCTGGTCAAAGGGCGTCACACCCCCAAGAACGAGGCCCACGTCGATCATGTCATTCCCAGGGCCAAGGGTGGGACGAACGACCCTGAAAACGGACAGGTCATGTGCCGAGAATGCAACATCAAGAAAAGTGACAAAGAGCAGTGA
- a CDS encoding sensor histidine kinase: protein MLTVLALLGLFGWGRSAAALAPDKSLRQLPLQTWRTMDGLPENPFMSLAQTPDGYLWGSTWEELVRFDGVRFTTFDRNNTPEFGARSIPALTTSSDGTLWIGTETGLSGLRKGHFFSVPLPEGLNLRHVRVLCATRDGALWLGTSQKGLVRFADGRFQVWNTDNGLASNRVYALAEDKAGTLWVATNGGLQRWDGSALREGPPFEGSGKPVHALALGLDGTLWVGTGEGSVYHLQEGRSRPVPEASLPGAAISTLLVDRAGSLWVGSASKGLLRLANGQRSTLDASQGLLNDAVITLLEDAEGNIWISVDGGMHRLKEAPFTPYGRPEGVPHDIASALYEARDGSLWFASRGGGVTRWQEGRSSTWTEREGLLDPNVYAIAEGPDGSLWFGSQKGLSRWQSGAITLTLGAAQGLPAGAVRTVYVDDAGAVWLGTQAGLARWDGERVERFGQREGLPGDSITLVLPRREGGLWVTTADGGLASIVQGRIVILGAEGSPMYDDPNAILEESDGTLWIATDEGLYRWKAGRFTRLSHAEGLFNDRIFHILSDGRGNLWMSCNKGVFRVAQAELEAVADGRLARVRSHVYGVEDGMRSAECNGIGVPGGVRDREGRLWFPTTQGVVAYSPGQENQTQPQAPPPVLIEGLRVNRQPVPIQANGRVTVSKGDVEIHYTSPSLSAPHQLRFRYRLENFDRGWVEAGSRRVAYYTQLPPGNYRFRVRAESREGGPVSPDTTLKVYLPPRLHQTLAFRVACVLAVGLLVLGAVWLRLRQMRARERELKSHVADRTRELATVNASLEVRLQELQDTRERLVQAEKLAAVGTLAAGVGHEINNPLAYIISNLHYIAEELRGARPEGDPERWGEMEQALSEALQGADRVRRIVQELKTFSRAHPQEQRRVELGAVLEAALAMAEVETRLRARVVKDYGTLPPVQGDASRLEQVVLNLLINATQAIPEGHVDQNEIRVSARLDEQGRVVVAVSDTGAGIPADVLPRIFEPFFTTRSVGMGTGLGLSICHSYVQAMGGEIRVRSELGQGTTVEVVLVPAQEAVPEARVESVRGKASG from the coding sequence GTGCTCACGGTCCTGGCGCTGCTGGGGCTGTTCGGGTGGGGGAGGAGCGCGGCGGCCCTGGCCCCCGACAAGTCGCTGCGGCAGTTGCCGCTGCAGACCTGGCGCACGATGGACGGGTTGCCGGAGAACCCCTTCATGTCGCTCGCGCAGACCCCGGATGGCTACCTCTGGGGGAGCACGTGGGAGGAACTCGTCCGCTTCGATGGGGTGCGCTTCACCACCTTTGATCGCAACAACACACCCGAGTTCGGGGCGCGCTCCATCCCCGCCCTCACCACGAGTTCGGATGGGACGCTGTGGATCGGCACGGAGACGGGGCTGAGCGGACTGCGCAAGGGCCACTTCTTCTCCGTCCCACTGCCCGAGGGGCTCAACCTGCGCCACGTCCGCGTCCTGTGCGCCACGCGTGACGGTGCCCTGTGGCTGGGTACCTCCCAGAAGGGGCTGGTGCGCTTCGCCGATGGGCGCTTCCAGGTGTGGAACACGGACAATGGGCTGGCCAGCAACCGGGTCTACGCGCTCGCCGAGGACAAGGCGGGCACCTTGTGGGTGGCGACCAACGGCGGTCTGCAGCGTTGGGATGGCTCGGCGCTGCGCGAGGGCCCGCCGTTCGAGGGCAGCGGCAAGCCGGTGCATGCGCTCGCGCTGGGGCTGGACGGGACACTCTGGGTGGGCACCGGGGAGGGGAGCGTGTACCACCTTCAGGAGGGGAGATCGCGGCCCGTGCCGGAGGCGAGCCTTCCGGGTGCGGCCATCTCGACCCTGCTGGTGGACCGGGCAGGCTCCCTCTGGGTTGGCAGCGCGAGCAAGGGACTGCTGCGGCTGGCCAACGGTCAGCGCTCCACGCTGGATGCCTCGCAGGGGCTGCTGAACGACGCGGTCATCACCCTCTTGGAGGACGCGGAGGGCAACATCTGGATCAGCGTGGACGGCGGCATGCACCGCCTCAAGGAGGCGCCCTTCACGCCCTACGGCAGGCCCGAGGGTGTGCCGCATGACATCGCGTCCGCCCTCTACGAGGCGCGTGACGGCAGCCTCTGGTTCGCCAGCCGGGGAGGGGGCGTCACGCGCTGGCAAGAGGGGCGGAGCAGCACCTGGACGGAGCGCGAGGGGCTGCTCGACCCCAACGTCTACGCGATCGCCGAGGGGCCGGATGGCAGCCTCTGGTTCGGCTCACAGAAGGGCCTGAGCCGTTGGCAGTCCGGGGCGATCACCCTCACGCTCGGCGCCGCCCAGGGGCTTCCCGCGGGCGCGGTGCGCACGGTGTACGTGGATGACGCGGGCGCGGTCTGGCTCGGCACCCAGGCAGGGCTCGCCCGGTGGGACGGCGAGCGCGTGGAGCGCTTCGGCCAACGCGAGGGGCTGCCCGGCGACAGCATCACCCTGGTGCTGCCGCGCCGCGAGGGAGGACTCTGGGTGACCACTGCGGACGGTGGCCTGGCCTCGATCGTCCAGGGCCGCATCGTCATCCTGGGCGCGGAGGGGTCGCCCATGTACGACGACCCCAACGCGATCCTCGAGGAGTCCGACGGCACGCTGTGGATCGCCACCGACGAGGGGCTCTACCGCTGGAAGGCGGGGCGCTTCACCCGTCTGTCCCACGCGGAGGGACTGTTCAACGATCGCATCTTCCACATCCTCTCGGACGGGCGCGGCAACCTGTGGATGAGCTGTAACAAGGGCGTCTTCCGCGTCGCCCAGGCGGAGCTGGAGGCCGTGGCCGACGGCCGGCTCGCACGGGTGCGCTCCCACGTCTACGGGGTGGAGGACGGCATGCGCTCGGCCGAGTGCAACGGCATCGGCGTGCCGGGAGGGGTACGCGACCGAGAAGGGCGGCTGTGGTTTCCCACCACGCAGGGCGTCGTCGCCTACTCGCCGGGCCAGGAGAATCAGACCCAGCCGCAGGCGCCACCGCCAGTGCTCATCGAGGGGCTGCGCGTGAACAGGCAGCCGGTGCCCATCCAGGCAAACGGCCGCGTCACCGTGAGCAAGGGTGACGTGGAGATCCACTACACCTCTCCGAGCCTCAGCGCGCCCCATCAGCTTCGCTTCCGCTACCGGCTCGAGAACTTCGACCGGGGTTGGGTCGAGGCGGGCTCTCGGCGCGTGGCCTATTACACGCAGCTGCCGCCGGGGAACTACCGGTTCCGGGTGCGAGCGGAGTCCCGGGAGGGCGGCCCGGTCTCCCCCGATACGACGCTGAAGGTCTACCTGCCGCCTCGCCTGCACCAGACGCTGGCCTTCCGGGTGGCGTGCGTGCTGGCCGTGGGGCTGTTGGTGTTGGGGGCGGTGTGGCTGCGGCTGCGCCAGATGCGGGCGCGGGAGCGCGAGCTGAAGTCCCATGTCGCGGACCGCACCCGCGAGCTGGCCACCGTCAACGCCTCCTTGGAGGTGCGGCTCCAGGAACTGCAGGACACGCGCGAGCGGCTCGTCCAGGCGGAGAAGCTGGCGGCCGTGGGCACGCTGGCCGCGGGCGTGGGGCACGAGATCAACAACCCCCTGGCCTACATCATCTCGAACCTCCACTACATCGCGGAGGAGCTGCGAGGCGCTCGGCCCGAAGGCGATCCCGAGCGCTGGGGGGAGATGGAGCAGGCGCTCAGCGAGGCGTTGCAGGGCGCGGACCGGGTGCGCCGCATTGTCCAGGAGCTCAAGACGTTCTCGCGCGCCCATCCCCAGGAGCAGCGACGGGTGGAACTGGGCGCCGTGCTGGAGGCGGCGCTGGCGATGGCGGAGGTGGAGACGCGCCTGCGGGCCCGGGTGGTGAAGGACTACGGCACGCTGCCACCGGTGCAGGGAGACGCGTCGCGGCTGGAGCAGGTGGTCCTCAACCTGCTGATCAACGCCACCCAGGCCATCCCCGAGGGGCATGTGGACCAGAACGAGATCCGGGTCAGCGCGCGCCTGGACGAGCAGGGCCGCGTGGTGGTGGCGGTGAGCGACACGGGGGCGGGAATCCCCGCGGACGTGCTGCCGCGCATCTTCGAGCCCTTCTTCACCACCCGGTCCGTGGGAATGGGCACGGGCCTGGGGCTGTCCATCTGCCACTCCTACGTGCAGGCCATGGGCGGAGAGATCCGCGTGCGCAGTGAGCTGGGGCAGGGCACCACGGTCGAGGTGGTGCTGGTGCCGGCCCAGGAGGCCGTGCCCGAGGCGCGGGTCGAGAGCGTCCGAGGCAAGGCCAGCGGCTGA
- a CDS encoding family 2B encapsulin nanocompartment shell protein — MAVKPGDEAEKQQLSLGTAAARQLATTTKTVPQMQGISSRWLLKLLPWVQVSGGVYRVNRRMSYAVGDGRVTFTSTGAKVQVIPQELCELPLLRGFEDIGVLTALAERFVQKDYKAGEVITEAGKEADMICLIAHGKVNKIGAGKYGDQTVLEVLADGDHYSYQALLESQDYWQFTVKTVTPATVLLLKQDAFEAVVAQSPSLKKHLDDFKARMKKKQDTSGQAAIELAAGHKGEPVLPGTFVDYETSPREYELSVAQTVLQIHSRVADLFNEPMNQTEQQLRLTVEALKERKEHELVNNREFGLLHNADLKQRIHTRSGPPTPDDMDELLATVWKDPSFFLAHPRTIAAFGQECSRRGIYPTSVDLSGNMVPAWRGIPIFPCNKIPISESRTSSIMLMRAGEKNQGVVGLHQAGIPDEIEPSLNVRFMGINEKAVISYLVSSYFSAAVLVPDALGILESVEIGRS, encoded by the coding sequence ATGGCCGTTAAGCCTGGTGATGAAGCAGAGAAGCAGCAGTTGAGCCTTGGGACGGCGGCGGCGCGCCAGCTGGCGACGACGACCAAGACCGTCCCGCAGATGCAGGGCATCTCTTCCCGGTGGCTGCTGAAGCTGCTGCCATGGGTACAGGTGTCCGGTGGCGTGTACCGCGTCAACCGCCGCATGAGCTATGCCGTCGGCGACGGCCGGGTGACGTTCACCAGCACCGGCGCCAAGGTGCAGGTCATCCCGCAGGAGCTCTGCGAGCTGCCGCTGCTGCGAGGCTTCGAGGACATTGGGGTGCTGACCGCCCTGGCCGAGCGCTTCGTGCAGAAGGACTACAAGGCGGGCGAGGTCATCACCGAGGCTGGCAAGGAGGCGGATATGATCTGCCTGATTGCCCACGGCAAGGTGAACAAGATCGGCGCTGGCAAGTACGGCGACCAGACCGTGCTCGAGGTGCTGGCGGACGGTGACCACTACAGCTACCAGGCGCTGCTGGAGTCGCAGGACTACTGGCAGTTCACGGTCAAGACGGTCACCCCGGCCACGGTGCTGCTCCTGAAGCAGGACGCGTTCGAGGCGGTGGTCGCCCAGTCGCCGTCGCTGAAGAAGCACCTGGATGACTTCAAGGCCCGGATGAAGAAGAAGCAGGACACGTCGGGCCAGGCCGCGATCGAGCTGGCCGCGGGCCACAAGGGCGAGCCGGTGCTGCCGGGCACCTTCGTGGACTACGAGACCTCGCCTCGTGAGTACGAGCTGAGCGTGGCGCAGACCGTGCTGCAGATCCACTCGCGCGTTGCCGACCTCTTCAACGAGCCGATGAACCAGACCGAGCAGCAGCTCCGTCTGACCGTCGAGGCGCTGAAGGAGCGCAAGGAGCACGAGCTCGTCAACAACCGCGAGTTCGGCCTCCTGCACAACGCGGACCTCAAGCAGCGCATCCACACCCGCAGCGGTCCGCCGACGCCGGATGACATGGACGAGCTGCTGGCCACCGTGTGGAAGGACCCGTCCTTCTTCCTGGCCCACCCCCGCACCATCGCGGCGTTCGGGCAGGAGTGCAGCCGCCGGGGGATCTACCCCACCAGCGTCGACCTGAGCGGCAACATGGTCCCCGCCTGGCGTGGCATCCCCATCTTCCCCTGCAACAAGATCCCGATCAGCGAGAGCCGCACCAGCTCCATCATGCTGATGCGCGCGGGAGAGAAGAACCAGGGTGTCGTCGGCCTGCACCAGGCCGGCATCCCCGACGAGATCGAGCCCAGCCTCAATGTCCGGTTCATGGGCATCAACGAGAAGGCGGTCATCTCCTACCTCGTCAGCTCCTACTTCTCGGCGGCGGTCCTCGTCCCTGACGCGCTCGGCATCCTCGAGAGCGTCGAGATCGGCCGCAGCTAG
- a CDS encoding GFA family protein, with product MAKASHRGSCHCKAVRYEVEIDLTKGTERCNCSICWKARAWFAIVQEEDFKLLTSPDAMGEYRWVPEGKSEPFLTYRFCKHCGVRIHAAGDQASLGGKFYALHVPTLDDAHQDELAAAPLKFNDNLHGRPDRTPEDTRLL from the coding sequence ATGGCCAAGGCGAGTCATCGAGGCAGTTGCCATTGCAAGGCGGTCCGCTACGAAGTGGAGATCGACCTGACCAAGGGAACGGAGCGCTGCAATTGCTCCATCTGCTGGAAAGCCAGGGCCTGGTTCGCGATCGTCCAAGAGGAGGATTTCAAGCTTCTGACGAGCCCCGACGCCATGGGCGAGTACCGGTGGGTGCCCGAGGGAAAGTCCGAACCCTTTCTGACCTACCGTTTCTGCAAGCACTGCGGCGTTCGCATCCATGCCGCCGGCGACCAGGCGTCCCTGGGTGGCAAGTTCTATGCGCTGCACGTTCCCACGTTAGACGATGCGCACCAGGACGAGTTGGCTGCCGCTCCGCTGAAGTTCAACGACAACCTGCACGGCAGGCCCGACAGAACGCCCGAGGACACGCGGCTTCTCTGA
- a CDS encoding gamma-glutamylcyclotransferase, with protein MWIFGYGSLIFRPSFPFEERREAWLRDWARRFWQGSTDHRGTPEAPGRVVTLVPEPGARCWGVAYRIASERVEEVLAHLDYREQGGYERHWVRLETRESPPPSEALMYVAGPTNPLYLGPSALEEIAAVVRSAHGPSGPNRDYVRLLAEALAQAGEHDAHVAELARLL; from the coding sequence ATGTGGATCTTCGGATACGGCTCACTCATCTTCCGTCCCTCCTTCCCCTTCGAAGAGCGCCGCGAGGCGTGGCTGAGGGACTGGGCGCGGCGCTTCTGGCAAGGCTCGACGGACCACCGGGGAACCCCCGAGGCGCCCGGGCGGGTGGTGACGCTGGTGCCGGAGCCCGGCGCGCGCTGCTGGGGCGTGGCGTACCGGATCGCCTCCGAGCGCGTGGAGGAGGTGCTGGCCCACCTCGATTACCGTGAGCAGGGAGGCTACGAGCGGCACTGGGTGCGGCTGGAGACGCGTGAGTCCCCGCCTCCGTCCGAGGCGCTCATGTACGTGGCTGGCCCGACCAACCCCCTCTATCTGGGGCCCTCCGCCCTGGAGGAGATCGCGGCCGTGGTGCGCTCGGCTCACGGCCCCAGCGGCCCGAATCGCGACTACGTGCGGCTGCTGGCCGAGGCGCTCGCCCAGGCAGGCGAGCACGACGCGCACGTGGCGGAGCTGGCGCGGCTGCTCTAG
- a CDS encoding DUF4265 domain-containing protein has product MNAQGSDQYVKVLCDLEQDEDGYPPATAETLWAIRVGNGLFQIDNIPFFVHGIAVNDIVSATPEEGVFRYKEVVQPSGHGTIRLIVSETSDVQAVRDLFRQLGCSSELSHLPHVIAVDVPPSVSLQELKKELDAGQDQDRWGYEEACLPQV; this is encoded by the coding sequence ATGAATGCTCAAGGAAGCGATCAATACGTCAAGGTGTTGTGTGATTTGGAGCAAGACGAAGATGGCTACCCTCCAGCGACCGCGGAGACGCTCTGGGCTATCCGGGTTGGCAACGGGCTCTTCCAGATCGACAACATTCCCTTCTTCGTGCATGGCATCGCGGTGAACGACATCGTGTCCGCGACTCCCGAGGAGGGCGTCTTCCGCTACAAGGAGGTCGTCCAGCCTTCGGGGCACGGCACGATCCGGCTCATCGTCAGTGAGACGTCCGATGTACAGGCTGTACGCGATCTCTTCAGGCAACTGGGGTGTTCATCGGAGCTAAGTCATCTTCCCCACGTGATTGCCGTCGACGTTCCCCCTTCCGTGTCGCTGCAGGAATTGAAGAAGGAGCTGGACGCCGGCCAGGATCAGGACCGCTGGGGCTACGAGGAAGCCTGTCTGCCTCAAGTTTGA
- a CDS encoding family 2B encapsulin nanocompartment shell protein, producing the protein MANPVNTGSGSDVDQQLLSLSTAGARQLTTTTKTQPQMQGISPRWLLRMLPWVQVSGGVYRVNRRLTYAVGDDRLNFSNIGAKVEIIPQELLKLPLLRGLDGEVGMLDTLARQFVQREYKAGDLIVEAGKPAEHVFLIAHGKANKLGKGKYGDPVVLDVLADGDHFGDQAVVEANDQWTFTVKATTACTVMALPQQAFEGLIRQSPTLLAHVEGFKKRLKLPQDKMGQAAIELAAGHRGEPELPGTFVDYELRPREYELSVAQTMLNIHTRVADLFNDPMNQTQQQLRLTIEALRERQEYELINNREFGFLHNADLKQRVHARSGPPTPDDMDDLLSRRRKSRFFLAHPRTIAAFGQECTRRGIYPTVVEVHGSKFMGWRGVPLLPCDKIPITQERTSSILVLRTGAEDQGVVGLHNAGIPDEVEPSLSVKRMDVSDRAITSYLVSVYFSAALLVPDALGVLENVELGR; encoded by the coding sequence ATGGCGAATCCAGTGAACACGGGCAGTGGGAGTGATGTCGATCAGCAGTTGCTGAGTCTGAGCACCGCGGGTGCTCGGCAGCTGACGACGACGACGAAGACGCAGCCGCAGATGCAGGGAATCTCTCCCCGCTGGCTGCTGCGGATGCTGCCCTGGGTACAGGTGTCCGGTGGCGTGTATCGCGTGAACCGGCGCCTGACCTATGCCGTGGGGGACGACCGGCTCAACTTCAGCAACATCGGCGCCAAGGTGGAGATCATTCCCCAGGAGCTGCTCAAGCTGCCGCTGCTGCGCGGCTTGGACGGTGAAGTGGGGATGCTGGACACCTTGGCGCGCCAGTTCGTCCAGCGGGAGTACAAGGCTGGAGATCTGATCGTCGAGGCGGGCAAGCCCGCCGAGCACGTGTTCCTGATTGCCCATGGCAAGGCCAACAAGCTGGGCAAGGGGAAGTACGGCGATCCGGTGGTGCTCGATGTGCTGGCGGATGGCGACCACTTCGGAGATCAGGCCGTGGTGGAGGCGAACGACCAGTGGACGTTCACGGTCAAGGCGACCACGGCGTGTACGGTGATGGCGCTGCCGCAGCAGGCGTTCGAGGGGCTGATCCGTCAGTCCCCGACGCTGCTGGCACACGTCGAGGGGTTCAAGAAGCGGCTGAAGCTGCCCCAGGACAAGATGGGTCAGGCGGCGATCGAGCTGGCCGCGGGCCACCGGGGTGAGCCGGAGCTGCCGGGCACCTTCGTGGACTACGAGCTCCGGCCGCGCGAGTACGAGCTGAGCGTGGCGCAGACGATGCTCAACATCCACACGCGCGTCGCGGATCTATTCAACGATCCGATGAACCAGACCCAGCAGCAGCTCCGACTGACCATCGAGGCGCTGCGGGAGCGGCAGGAGTACGAGCTCATCAACAACCGGGAGTTCGGGTTCCTGCACAACGCGGACCTCAAGCAGCGCGTCCATGCTCGGAGCGGTCCGCCGACTCCGGATGACATGGATGATCTGCTCAGCCGGCGTCGCAAGTCGCGGTTCTTCCTGGCGCACCCGCGCACCATCGCCGCGTTTGGCCAGGAGTGTACCCGTCGCGGCATCTACCCGACGGTGGTCGAGGTGCATGGCAGCAAGTTCATGGGCTGGCGCGGCGTCCCCTTGCTGCCCTGTGACAAGATCCCCATCACCCAGGAGCGCACGAGCTCCATCCTGGTGCTCCGCACCGGAGCGGAGGACCAGGGCGTCGTGGGCCTCCACAACGCGGGCATCCCGGACGAGGTGGAGCCGAGCCTCTCCGTGAAGCGCATGGACGTGAGCGATAGGGCGATCACCTCCTACCTCGTCAGCGTCTACTTCTCGGCGGCCCTCCTGGTCCCTGACGCGCTCGGAGTCCTCGAGAACGTCGAGCTCGGACGCTGA
- a CDS encoding family 2 encapsulin nanocompartment cargo protein terpene cyclase gives MAKAHAKQPFQLPEFYVPWPARLNPHLEGARTHSKAWSREMGILDTPKESGVPEIWSEAKFDAMDYALLCAYTHPEAPGPELDLITDWYVWVFYFDDHFLEVYKRTQDRVGAKKYLDRLPLFMPVDLSPPPEPTNPVEKGLIDLWARTVPTKSVEWRRRFFESTKHLLEESTWELSNISERRVSNPIEYIEMRRKVGGAPWSADLVEHAVFVEVPDRVAYSRPMRVLKDTFSDAVHLRNDLFSYEREIQEEGELANCVLVFEKFLGVETQRAANLTNEVLTSRLQQFENTVVTELPSLFAEFGLNPVEQAQVLTYVRGLQDWQSGGHEWHMRSSRYMNKGATESSGGALGLSGLGISAARIPWSANALGLGRIKSFSHVPYQAVGPVKLPKFYMPYTTRQSPYLDSARRDSKEWARGMGMLDKLPGVPRGYIWDDHTFDVADVALCGALIHPAATGPQLNLSAGWLVWGTYADDYFPALYGNTRDMAGAKAFNARLTQFMPDDPTAITSVPLNPVEKGLADLWARTAGPLTPYARRLFRKAIMDMTESWVWELANQIQNRIPDPVDYVEMRRKTFGSDLTMSLSRLAHGDGIPPEVFRTRPIRALENSAADYACFTNDVFSYQKEIEFEGELHNMVLVVQRFLDVDKARAVEVVNDLMTVRMREFEHIVATELPALVADFKLDSGTQEQLRAYVERLQQWMAGVLIWHQTVDRYKEFELRNTRSPGRVFGALTGLGTSAARIASLFARRQPELDGSAKDRVLQTEGKR, from the coding sequence ATGGCCAAGGCCCACGCCAAGCAACCCTTCCAGTTACCCGAGTTCTATGTTCCGTGGCCCGCGCGCCTGAACCCTCATCTCGAGGGCGCCCGCACCCACTCCAAGGCGTGGTCGCGCGAGATGGGGATCCTGGATACGCCCAAGGAGAGCGGCGTTCCCGAGATCTGGAGCGAGGCCAAATTCGACGCGATGGACTACGCGCTGCTCTGCGCGTACACCCATCCCGAAGCTCCGGGCCCGGAACTGGACCTGATCACCGACTGGTACGTCTGGGTCTTCTACTTCGACGATCACTTCCTCGAAGTCTACAAGCGCACCCAGGACCGGGTCGGCGCGAAGAAGTACCTCGACCGGCTGCCGTTGTTCATGCCGGTCGATCTCTCTCCTCCGCCGGAGCCGACCAATCCGGTGGAGAAGGGGCTGATCGACCTGTGGGCTCGCACCGTCCCCACCAAGTCCGTGGAGTGGCGGCGCCGGTTCTTCGAGAGCACCAAGCACCTGCTCGAAGAGTCCACGTGGGAGCTGTCCAACATCAGCGAGCGCCGCGTCTCGAACCCGATCGAGTACATCGAGATGCGCCGCAAGGTCGGCGGGGCGCCCTGGTCGGCGGACCTGGTGGAGCACGCGGTCTTCGTCGAAGTCCCTGACCGGGTCGCCTACAGCCGTCCGATGCGCGTCCTCAAGGACACGTTCTCCGACGCGGTACACCTGCGCAACGATCTGTTCTCCTACGAGCGGGAGATCCAGGAAGAGGGAGAGCTCGCCAACTGCGTCCTGGTGTTCGAGAAGTTCCTGGGCGTCGAGACGCAGCGCGCGGCGAATCTCACCAACGAGGTCCTGACCTCGCGGCTCCAGCAGTTCGAGAACACCGTGGTGACGGAGCTGCCCTCCCTGTTCGCGGAGTTCGGCCTGAACCCGGTGGAGCAGGCGCAGGTGCTCACCTACGTCCGGGGACTCCAGGACTGGCAGTCCGGTGGCCACGAGTGGCACATGCGCTCGAGTCGCTACATGAACAAGGGGGCCACGGAGAGCAGCGGTGGAGCCCTGGGCCTCTCGGGCCTGGGAATCTCGGCGGCGCGCATCCCCTGGTCCGCGAACGCCCTGGGGTTGGGACGTATCAAGAGCTTCTCGCACGTTCCCTACCAGGCCGTGGGACCGGTGAAGCTGCCGAAGTTCTACATGCCGTACACGACCCGGCAGAGCCCCTACCTGGACTCCGCGCGGCGCGACTCCAAGGAGTGGGCGCGAGGGATGGGGATGCTGGATAAGCTGCCCGGAGTCCCCCGTGGCTACATCTGGGATGACCACACCTTCGATGTGGCCGACGTGGCCCTGTGCGGTGCGTTGATCCATCCGGCGGCCACGGGCCCCCAGCTCAACCTGAGCGCCGGCTGGCTCGTCTGGGGCACCTACGCGGACGATTACTTCCCGGCGCTGTATGGGAACACCCGCGACATGGCGGGGGCGAAGGCGTTCAACGCCCGGCTCACGCAGTTCATGCCGGACGACCCCACGGCCATCACCTCGGTTCCCCTCAACCCGGTGGAGAAGGGCCTGGCGGATCTGTGGGCGCGCACGGCCGGTCCGTTGACCCCGTATGCCCGGCGGTTGTTCCGCAAGGCCATCATGGACATGACGGAGAGCTGGGTGTGGGAGCTCGCCAACCAGATCCAGAACCGCATCCCGGATCCGGTCGACTACGTCGAGATGCGCCGCAAGACCTTCGGCTCGGATCTCACGATGAGCCTGTCCCGGCTGGCGCACGGCGACGGGATTCCTCCAGAGGTCTTCCGGACCCGGCCCATCCGGGCGCTGGAGAACTCCGCCGCCGACTATGCGTGCTTCACCAACGACGTCTTCTCCTACCAGAAGGAGATCGAGTTCGAGGGTGAGCTCCACAACATGGTGCTGGTCGTCCAGCGCTTCCTCGATGTGGACAAGGCGCGAGCGGTCGAGGTCGTCAACGACCTGATGACCGTGCGGATGCGCGAGTTCGAGCACATCGTCGCCACGGAGCTGCCCGCGCTGGTCGCGGACTTCAAGCTGGACTCCGGGACGCAGGAGCAATTGCGCGCCTACGTCGAGCGGCTGCAGCAGTGGATGGCCGGCGTGCTCATCTGGCACCAGACGGTGGACCGCTACAAGGAATTCGAGCTGCGCAACACCCGGTCGCCTGGGCGGGTGTTCGGAGCGCTCACGGGGCTGGGCACGTCGGCGGCGCGCATCGCGTCGCTGTTTGCCCGCCGCCAGCCCGAGCTCGATGGCAGTGCCAAGGATCGTGTTCTTCAGACCGAAGGGAAGAGGTAA